The following coding sequences are from one Triticum aestivum cultivar Chinese Spring chromosome 5A, IWGSC CS RefSeq v2.1, whole genome shotgun sequence window:
- the LOC123105439 gene encoding histone H1-like: MSTDAAAADIPVPQVEATADPVVETTTDAPAGDAKTTKATKAKAAKTPKAPKVKKPSAPRKPKAAPAHPTYAEMVAEAIAALKERGGSSTVAIAKYIEDKHKAHLPANFRKFMLTQIKKLVAAGKLTKVKASYKLTKAPAAPKKPKTKAPAKKKPAAKKAPAKKPAAKSPAKKKPAAKPKAKAPAKTTKAAAKPKAATKPKAAAKTKAPAKTTKAAAKPKPAAKTKAPAKPRGRPAKAAKTSAKDAPGKKAPAAAATPKKAAPRKPPTKRSAPVKKAAPAKKTPAKKAKK, encoded by the exons ATGTCGACCGACGCCGCTGCCGCCGACATCCCGGTGCCTCAGGTGGAGGCGACCGCCGACCCCGTCGTGGAGACCACGACTGACGCCCCCGCCGGCGACGCCAAGACGACCAAGGCGACCAAGGCCAAGGCCGCAAAGACCCCCAAGGCGCCCAAGGTGAAGAAGCCCTCCGCCCCGAGGAAGCCCAAGGCCGCCCCCGCCCACCCGACCTACGCTGAG ATGGTGGCGGAGGCGATCGCCGCGCTGAAGGAGAGAGGCGGGTCGAGCACCGTCGCCATCGCCAAGTACATCGAGGACAAGCACAAGGCGCACCTCCCGGCCAACTTCCGCAAGTTCATGCTGACGCAGATCAAGAAGCTCGTCGCCGCCGGCAAGCTGACCAAGGTCAAGGCCTCCTACAAGCTCACCAAGGCCCCCGCagcgcccaagaagcccaagaccaaggcgcCAGCCAAGAAGAAGCCCGCGGCGAAGAAGGCGCCGGCCAAGAAGCCCGCCGCCAAGTCCCCAGCCAAGAAGAAGCCCGCCGCcaagcccaaggccaaggccccCGCCAAGACCACCAAGGCCGCCGCCAAGCCCAAGGCGGCAACGAAGCCCAAGGCCGCCGCCAAGACCAAGGCTCCAGCCAagaccaccaaggccgccgcgaaGCCCAAGCCGGCCGCCAAGACGAAGGCGCCCGCCAAGCCTCGGGGCCGCCCCGCCAAGGCCGCCAAGACCTCCGCCAAGGACGCGCCAGGGAAGaaggcgcccgccgccgccgccacccccaagAAGGCCGCCCCCAGGAAGCCGCCCACCAAGCGGTCGGCGCCGGTGAAGAAGGCCGCGCCCGCCAAGAAGACccccgccaagaaggccaagaagtAG